The genomic stretch AGTTGGGGCTTAATAATGGGACAATATTATCCAATTATGAAAAACGAGTGGAACAAATTGGAAAATATACATTGAACATCATTCCGGCTTGGGAGTGGTTGTTAAAGTCAGAGATATGATAGTTGCTATCTCTGAGAAGCCTTGAGGATCACTGACTGCCATGTCTGCCAGGATCTTTCTGTCTAATGCAATATCTGCCTTTTTCATTCCCATGATAAGTTTGCTGTAGGAGAGCCCATTCTCTCTGGCAGCTGCATTAATCCTG from Nitrospinota bacterium encodes the following:
- a CDS encoding 50S ribosomal protein L20; protein product: RINAAARENGLSYSKLIMGMKKADIALDRKILADMAVSDPQGFSEIATIISLTLTTTPKPE